DNA from Sulfodiicoccus acidiphilus:
TCCTCCATCTTGGTCACTGCCTTCAGCTCCTCGTAGTCCACATTGACCTTTTCCACGGCGTCTCTGGCTAGATACCTATCCGTCGCTAATACCACGGCTACAGGCTCTCCGACGTACTTCACTGTGTCATGGAATATGTATCGTGGAGCGTCCTTCAAGTGTGACGTATCTATGTAAGTCACCCAAGGCCTCATGGGTTCCTTTAGGCCCAGGTCCCTCTTGGTGAAGACCGCCACCACTCCCTTACTTTTGACTGCGTCACTTGCGTCTATAGACCTCACTCTGGCGTGAGGGTATGGAGACCTCACGAAGGCTGCGTGGAGTCCCTGGAAGTTGATGTCGTCTATGTAATTTTGCCTCCCCGTTATCAGTCTAGGGTCGAAGACTCTCTTTATGGGCTTTCCGACGTAGGTCATGCTCCCATCCTCTTAGCTGCCTCCCTTACGGCCTTTACTATGTTCTGATAGCCAGTGCACCTGCACAAGTTCCCATGCATGTAATTCCTTATCTCCTCCTCGCTCGGGTTCTTGTGTTCCTTTAGTAGGGCATAGGCGTTCATTATCATACCAGAAGTGCAGTATCCGCACTGCAGGGCGTGGTTCTCCCAGAACGCCTCTTGGAGCGGGTGGAGTTTACCTTCGACTGAAAGGCCCTCTATGGTGGTTATATCCGACCCGTCGGCTTGGACAGTCAATACGGTGCAGGACTTAATCGGCTTACCGTTCATTAAGACTGTACAGGCCCCGCAGACCGATGTGTCACATCCCACCTTAGTGCCAGTCAGTCCGATGTCTCTTAGGGTGTGAACTAGTAACTTCCTAGGCTCCACTTCAACCTGGTGGACCACGTTGTTTATCCTCAGACTGACCTTCGTTGTCTCTCCTGGTCTAACCAAAGTGGACATCACGATGCACCTCTCAGTCCTCTCATTGTCACTAGCTTGATCAGTTCTTTACGATAGGACGAACTGGCCCTCACGTCAGAGGGCGGAGACGCACCCTTCAAGGCGAGTTCTGCGGCCTCCCTCAAGTTCTCTTCGTTTAGCTTCCTTCCCTTTAGAAACTCCTCGGCTTCCTTAGCTCTGTAGGGTCTGTCAGCGGCGCTGGCGTAACTGAGTCTCACGTCTTCCACCTCCTCTCCCTTCATCTTCAGCATTACAGCCGCGGAAACTATAGCATAGTCTCCGGCTCTCCTCACTAGCTTCACGTATGTCGTCTTGTAGTCTGCGTGGGTTGGGATCTTTATTTCGCGCAGTATCTCCCCCTGCTTCAGTTGGGTAGTGAATGGACCCTTGAAGAAGTCTGAAGCCTTAACTTCCCTCTCTCCGTTAACGGACTTAACTACGAATCTGGCCTCTGCTGCAAGGAGGACAGCTGGGGAATCTGAGGCAGGATCGGCGTTGCAAACGCTGCCCCCCAATGTCCCCATGTTCCTTACCTGCGAGTCACCAACTTGTGAAAGCGCTTTAACGAGAAGGGGAGTAGCCTTTCTCAGCTCTGTTCTGGACAGGATCTCTGAGTACTTGGTGGTAGCCCCGATCCTTACTTCATTATCTGACAGGTTAAAACCATTCATGTTCAGAGGAGTCAGGTCAACCAAATAGGAGGGGTTGGCAACCCTTAGGCGCATCATGGGAATTAGACTCTGTCCACCTGCCAGTGGGCGACTATCCTTCTCTTTCTCTAAAAACTTTAGGGCCTCTTCTATGGTGGAGGGTCTAAAGTATCCGACCTCTCTAGGGTACACGCCTAAATAGTATCATTATGGAATATAAACATGTTTTAGAACTGAGCTCACAGTAGTCCAGACTCTTGGAACCTTGCCAATTCATCGTGTCCTGCCGCTTTCCTAACGAAAGGTTTTATGTCACCGTACACAACCGTCCTTCACGTTAAAGGTAAGCGGACGTTTGAAGAACACGATCCTTATCGCCCTTCTAGCTCTACTACTCTGTCAGGTCGTCTTCGGTAGTACAATACACTTCAACTGGACCCAGAATACTCTCACTTCCTCTAGGGAGTTTGCTGGCCTCGTGGCTGCTGGAGCTAACATTACTGGGGTATCTGCTGTCCTCACCCTTCCTGAAATGAAAGAGAACAGCTCCTCGCTTGGTCAGTTGTCTAAGTTCCTCTTAGGCTACTGGATAGGATTGAGTGCAGGGGGATCCTTCGTCCAGGCCGGGCTCATACCGGTTATAACTACTGAGCAGATCGGAACTCAGAGCTTTTACACTTTCGTAGGGTGGGAGTCCTTCTTCATGTATATGCAAGATGGGGTCTACCTTTGGCCTCAAGGCAATGTGACGTTCTATTCTCAGGGTTTTCCTCCCTCAGAGATACGAGGTCTGGTAGATGCCTCTCGAGTCGTCGAGGTTAAAGGGGGTGAAGTAAACGTAACCGTCAGAGAAGTTAGGTCGGGAGAGTTGCTGGCCACCTTTAACGGTACTCTAGGAGGAAAAGTCGTGGTGCGTGGATCGTTTGATCAGGCCATGTTCGAGGTGGAGCTCTACCCACCTACTTATCCGAATGGAACTCAAGTTCCCGCTCCTCCACCTACTTACTTTCCTAACATCACTTTCTACGATCCGCTAGTTTTCGAGAATGGCTCTTGGATCACCCCAGTGGTTTTCACTGGTTTTTCCCAACCCTTAGGAATAGAGGTCACCTATACAGGAGAGTCAATCGAGGTGTACAGAGCACCTCTAGGGGGCAACGTAAGCTCATCGCCCTACATGCTTCGGGAACTTCTAGCCCCCTTACCGCTAACGGCTACTTTGGTATTGGCAATAGTTGTATTCCCTCGGAGACTATCTGGAAAGTAAGTCTTGGGTTGCACAGCTTCGCCGAAATCGTTCACATCTACTCAGAACAGGCCATTGAACCCGGACTTCTCTTGAATCCCCAAGATTTAACCTCCAGCTGCTTTATCTCAGCTCGTGAGTGTTGAGCTACGATCGGTCACCAAGAGGTACGGGGACTACAAGGCCGTAAATGGTGTTAGTCTTCATATAGAGAAGGGAGAGCTCTTCGTGTTCCTAGGTCCTTCGGGTTCCGGTAAGACGACCCTCCTCAGACTGGTAGCGGGACTGGAGAAGGCGGATGAAGGCAAGATAATATTGGACGGAACTGACGTCACATCTTTACCCCCCTCTAAGAGGAACGTCTCCATGGTCTTTCAGAATTATGCTCTCTTCCCTCACAAGACCGTCCTTCAGAATCTCTTGTTACCTGTGGAAGGAGATAGGGACGCTCTATCCAAGGTGAGGGACGTTGCAGCCAAGCTAAAGATAGATGACCTCCTCGACAGATACCCAAGTAGTCTATCAGGTGGGCAGCAACAAAGGGTAGCCCTGGCTAGGGCTCTAGTCAAGTTACCCAGGCTTTTTCTAATGGACGAACCCCTCTCCAACCTAGATGCTCCACTAAGGTTCTCTGCTAGACACCTAATAAGGGAACTCCAGCGAGAAAGTGGGATAACTACGATCTACGTCACCCACGATCAGGGAGAGGCCATGGCAATTGCTGATAGAATTGCTATCATGAATAGGGGGAGGATAGTCCAAGTCGGTGCTCCAGAGGAGGTTTACAACGAGCCCACCGACCAGTTCGTGGCCTCCTTCATAGGGTACCCTCCGATGGTAATAGTGGACAGTGTCGGAGTTAGAGCAGAGGACGTGGTGTTGGGCCAAGGCGAGAGGAACGGTGTAGTGAAGGATGTGGAGTTCATGGGAGACCGATATTTGGTTTATGTTTCTGAGGGAGAGAAGGAAATCATGGCCTTCTCCAGAACCAAGCCGAAGATAGGGGATAATGTAAGGTTTTCTATAACTAAGTTCTTCAAGTTCGAAGAGTTCAGAGCTCACTGAGGACCCGGAGAGTCTCCCTCACGTGGCTCACTGGATCGAAGAGCGAACAGTACCTGAACCTCTCCTTCCCTACACTATCCACTAGTACGGTCGCCCTGCATTTCATGAAGTCCTTGAGTCCGAATCTTTGTCTCAAGGCATCCTTCGGATCGCTAACTAGCGTGAAGGGGAGCGAGAACTCCTCGGAGAATTTCACGTGGGTGTCGACAGGATCCTTACTCACTCCTATTACTTCGGTCTCAAAAGAATGGAAGTATTCTATCTTGTCTCTGAAGGCTATCGCCTCCACCGTACATAATTTGGCGAAGTCCTTGATGTAGAAGAACAACACCAAGTTCCTCCCTCTATACGAGTTCAAGTCGAAGTCGCAAACTTCCTTAACTTTCATGGGTTGGGCCAATAGTTCCCGATTATAACTTCATTTTTCCTGTTTTAGTTGTAGAATATGCGTGGGAGGAATTGACAGGATCTGTGTATATTAACAGTCATAACCTTGTCAAATACTATTCTCATTTTCAGAATATTGTAGAAAGTGTATGGTAAGGTTTAAATCAGGCTAGGAGTGATGCAGGTCATGAGCGAAGGCTGGTACGAGATCTCCCTTAAGATGCACAGGAAGTACGGTGGAAAGATAGAGGTTCTGCCGAAAGTTCCAATATCCAGCCTCAAGGACTTCGCCGTCTGGTACACCCCAGGTGTGGCCGAGCCATCTAGGAGCATATCCAAAGACCCTGACCTCAGTTTCGAGCTCACCTCCAGGTGGAACACCATAGCTGTTGTGACGGACGGTACGCGGGTCCTGGGTCTGGGGAACATAGGCCCAGAGGCTAGCTATCCAGTGATGGAGGGAAAATCAATGATATTCAAGTACTTGGGGGAGTAGATGCTATTCCATTGCCTATCAGAGTCAGTAACGCGGATGAGTTCATAGATACCGTTAAAAGACTTGAACCCGCCTTCGGGGAATAAACCTCGAGGACATCGAGAGTCCTAAGTGTTTCCATATTCTCGATAGGCTCAGGAAGGAGATGCAGATACCAGTGTGGCACGACGACCAGCAAGGCACCGCCACGGCTATACTTGCTGGCTTAATCAATGCCCTCAAGTTAGTTAATAAGAAGCTCAATGACGTGACCGTGACGCTCATAGGAGCAGGCGCAGCAAACATAGCAGCAGCGAGGCTTCTCATCAGGGCTGAAGTGAAGCCTGGGAACATGATCCTTGTGGATAGGGTAGGGATATTGAACTCCTACAGGGAAGACATGGATAGAATGATGTTCGAGAACAAATGGAAGTACGAACTGGCCCTCCAGACTAACTCAGAGAACAGAACGGGAGGAATCGAGGAGGCCATGCGGGGAGTTGACGTGGTCATCGCTACCTCCACTCCCGGTCCAGGAGTAATAAAGAAGGAATGGGTAGCTAAGATGAACAAGGATCCAGTGGTGTTTGCTTTGGCCAACCCAGTTCCCGAGATATGGCCCCACGAAGCCAAGGAGGGAGGGGCCAAGGTAGTGGCAACCGGTCGTAGTGACTTCCCCAACCAAGTCAACAATAGCTTAGTGTTTCCCGCGGTGTTCAGGGGCGTGTTGGACGTCAGAGGCAGGACAATCACAGACGACATGGCCGTAGCCGCAGCTAGGGCACTTGCAGCGTACGCCGAGGAGAAGGGTCTCAACGAAGACTACATCCTCCCCACTATGGAGGAGACTGGGGCTTATATAAGGACAGCGGTAGCTGTTGGGGAGAAGGCCATGGAACTAGGGCTTGCTAGGGTGAGCAGGACGCGGGAGGAGCTACAGGCATCCGCAGCTAAGGCCATTACTTCATCAAAGGCTAAATACGAGGCCCTAGTTAAGGCCGGCTTAATAGAGGTGTGATAGGTTGGCCGTGACGGTCAGGGAAGCAAAGAAGGAAGATGCCGAGAGAATAATTGAATTGATGGTGCGATTAAAGAAGTTAAATGAGGAGTTCGATCCCCTTTACACGGTGAGGCAGGACATATACGACGTCGTTAAGAAGTTCGTGGAGGCCTCTATGGGGAAAGAGAACGTTGCTATGATTGTAGCAGAAGATCAGGAGGTGATCGGATTCGTGAGGCTCGAGATTAGATCGAGGATGTTCTATGAGCCCACCATGGAGGGAGTTATAACCGACCTATACGTCCTCCCTCCGTATAGACGCAAGGGAGTGGGGAAGGTCCTTATAGATGCTGCGATAAAGGAGCTCAAGTCGCGCGGGGTCTACTTGGCCTCCGCCGAGTTCCCTCCCATGAACAAGATATCCGTGGACTTCTATCAAAGGAGAGGGTTCAAGCCGTTACTCTACACTTTCTTTAAGGAAGTCTAATGGCCTCGAGGAAGCCGAGTTGGGTCATAAAGTGGCTGACGAGCTGGTGAGGCAGCTCCTTGTCGCGGGAGTCAAGCGCTTCTACGGTGTTCCAGGTGACGCGATAGATCTGGTAGTTGACGCAGTCAGGAAGACAGGGGCCACCTTCGTTCAGGTAAGACATGAAGAAGGGGGTGCTCTGGCTGCCTCTGCAGAAGCTAAGCTAACTGGAGGTCCGGGTGTCTGTTTAGGAACTTCAGGTCCTGGGTCCATCCACCTGCTCAACGGCCTATACGACGCGAAGCTGGACGGGGCACCGGTGATAGCTATAACCGGCCAAGTACCCACGGCTAAAATGTGGAGCAACTTCTTTCAGGAGGTAAACTTAAACAGACTGTTCGACGACGTAGCGATTTACAATGCCCAGCTGGTTAATCCCCAGGAGACGCCCTACGTAGTGGCCAGGGCTGTGAGGGAGGCTGTGACAAGGAAGGGAGTATCTCACATAAACGTTCCGGAGGACGTGTTGCGCATGGATGCTGTCCCGAGGGAGGTTACAGTGAAGGTGCCTGAAACTAGATACACATTTGCCCAAAGGGAAGTTATAGCTGACATAGAAATAAGTGCGAGGCCTGTGATAATTATAGGCAAGGGAGCTCAGGGCCTAGGGGAGGAGGTGCTCTCTCTGGCACGGAAAATAGGTGCCCCTATAGTTCACGCCCTCAATGCCAAAGGGGTGGTCCCAGACTATGTGCCCCAGGCCTTTGGGGGACTTGGGATGTCAGGAACAAGGGCTGCTAGAGAAGCTTTGAGTCGAGCGGACCTTCTGATTATGATGGGTACCTCCTTCCCGTTCGTCGAGTTCCTCCCCGACGTAAAAACCATACAGGTCGACGTTGAGCCATGGAAGTTCGGACTCAGGGCACCCGTCGTCCAACCTGTACTATGCGACGTAGAGACCTTCCTCAAGGAGGTCACACCATCCGTCAAAGAGAAAAAGGAGAAGTTTTACGACGAGCTTCAGAACGTCAAGAGGAGCTGGATGGAAGAGTTGACCGCTCTAGAGAAGCAGGGCACTAAGGTCAGACCAGGAGCCCTGGCCAAGGCCTTGAGTGAGGAAGTGCCCGAAGTGCCCGTCGTGGTGGACACGGGAAACGTAACTGTCTGGGTGAATAGACACTTCAGAGTCAAGAATCCCCGGAGGTTCCTCTTCTCCTCTTGGCTCGGAACGACCGGCTTTGGCGTCCCTGGCGGACTTGGAGCGGCCTTCGCCTCTAATTCTCAAGTACTCTCTGTGGTGGGGGACGGCGGGTTCGTAATGACAATGCAGGAGGTGTTAACCGCGCGGAAGTACGGTGTCCCCGTCAAGGTAGTGATCTTCAATAACTCCTCCTTCGGCATGGTTAAGGAACAACAGCAGGAAGCCGGTCTTCAACCCTTCGGTGTGGAGTTGGACAATCCAGACTTCGTTGAGCTAGGGCGTAGCTTCAATGTCCCGTCGAGGAGAGTGGAGGAAGCCTCAGAGTTGACTGACGCCCTGAGGTGGCTTCGTCAAGAGAAGGGGCCAGCGATCCTGGAGGTAGTACTAGATCCGAGAGATGTCCCACCCAAGGTATCGTGAAAAGGAGAATTCTCAACACAGTTAAATCTCCCAGAGGTAAGGCCACTTATGTACAGGTTCTCCGTCTCACGAAAGTTTAACTGCGACTCGAACTCGCTGTGGCTGAAGGTGAAGGACATAGATTCCGTCACAAAATATTGGAGAGGCCTCCGTAGCGTCAAGAAGATACAGGGTGACCTTTTCGAGGTCCGCTTCGCCTTTCCCGCGTCGGGCATAGTTAACATAAAGGCCGAAGAAGAGGCGAGGACACTCACCTTCACCTACATCAAGGGACCATTCAGAGGAACTAACGAAGTCCACGTCGGTGATGGAGAAATCACGTCCAGCTGGGAAGTGGAGTTCAACGGCCTCTACAAACTCATCGCTAGGAGTAACGTTCAGCACTTCTCCACGGGGGCCTCTCATGCCCTCCAGAGGTTGGTGGAGGAATGTGGGTCAGATTGACCTAGGCCTCAGGAGCGCCCAAGACGACGTGACTCCCTGCTTAGACCTCAGGACTTCGAACTGAGACAAGAGTTCCCTCCACTCGCTCTTCTTCACGTCTCTAGGGTCTTTAGAGAAGGGGAAACTCCTAACGGATATGTAGATAGTTCCTCCTGGTTTGACTATCCTCGCCAACTCCCTCACCACCTCCTTATGCTTCACCGTACAGCACAGAAGGTCTTTGGATAGAACGAAGTCGACTGAGGCTGAGGGAATGAAGTCCAGCTTCTCCGCAGGAGAGACGTAGGCCTTAACGTTCTTCAGTCCCTCTTTCTCCGCCCTCTCTCTGAGCACCCTTACCGCGGCCTCGTCCGAATCCACAGCGAAGACTAGGCCTTGAGGTCCTACCACCTTTGCTAGCGGCAAGGTGTAATACCCAGCTCCACATCCCACGTCTGCTACCACCATGCCCGGACTCACGTAAGTTCTTGCGAACTTCTCTGGAGACTCCGTTAACCTACGGAGTGGGTTGTTGAGGATGAAAACTGGAACGTGTCTGTCCTCGATCACACCAGGGTTCTCACTCCCGAGCTCAAAAGTCTTGGTTAAGTAGTTCCTAATGCCCTCCTCAGCTCGGCGAAGTTGTTCTCAGCTCGGAAGAATACAGGTATGTCGTAGGGGGTGGCCGACTTGAAGCTAACCAGCAGCCACTCCCCCGTCTCCAACTCCAAGGTTCTATCGAGAAGCGCATCGCTTATGGCGAACGTTTCTCCCACTAACTGCCTGTCGTAAGGCCTGGGTAACGTACTTATGAAGTACGTATGAAGTTGCTGGAGCGCGTTGGTGTTGAGGTAGGCCAACCTCTGCGAGCTTATGAGGGAGTGAAGGTGGTACTTCCTACCTTGCCTGAGGAGCTTCTCCACCGCCTCACTCGACTTCTCACTCATGTTCTTTTGTCTTGTGTCGAAAGGAATGAACTCCTGCGCCTCATCGAGAACGAAGAGCACTGATGGGGAGGCGGAGAACATCTTCTTCCTCCTGTTCATAACCTCGTTTATTACGTTGGAGACGACGAACCTGGCCTCTTCCACTTTAGGACTCTCGACCACGAAGAGTCTGGGCGACACCTCCGAGTCCTCAAGAATTTCTATTGCTAACTTCTCAATGTCGTAGTCCTCGCTCACCGGCTCCACGTTGGTGGAGGAGAGGTACGACCTGAGCCCGTTAATGAAGGAGAATATTGAGGACGTTTCCCTGAGCTTGGACCGGTTGGCCACCTCCTCCACCTCGTCCAGCAGTCCGTTCACTCTCTCGTCAACGATGTCGTCCTTACTCAGCTTGTTCTCCCTCATTAACGCGTCCAGTTTTTGAAGCATGGTGAACAGCACAGGTTTCTGGGAGGCCGCGTAGTTGTCGGAAATCTGGCCGTTCACTAAGTCCACCAGGTCCCCGTAGGTCATAAGCACCTGCGAGCTAGACGGCACATACATATACCTGACTTTCTCCTCCTCTATTAGCCTCTGGGTAGTAACCCTGAACTTGTCCCTGAGGTCATCTAGCTCCTCTGGGACTACGTGGAGTCTCATGAAGCGTCTAGAGGCCTCCACTGGCGATGGTGGTAGTCTCTCCGCCGTCAGGACACGCGAGTTATACCTCACCAACTGATCGAAGAGGAGCGTGAAGTACTCCATGGATATGTCGAACACCACTACCTTGAGATTCCTCATGGTGCCTAAGGCCCTCCTTACTAGTAACGAGACCAGGTTCGACTTCCCAGAGCCAGTGAACGCGAACACTCCAACGTGATACCTCACTGCCTTCTCTAGGTCAATTCTCAGTTCTACTCCGTCCCCTAAAACCCTTCCGAGGGGTTCGCTGGAGCTCGAACACACCAACCTCTGGTAAGCTTCCCTACTCAGCTGATACACCGCGGAAGCGGGAAAAGGAGGCGAGTATCCCCTCCTGAAGGTCACCTTAGAGGAGTCCATCAGATACCCAACTGGCACAGCGTACACTTCTACCCAGCTTTCGGGAGACCCCTTCTCCCAGCTCCTCTCCACTTCATCCATGACCTCGTCCCTTATTTCCTTGGGGATGGATCCCTCTAGGTTTATCATGGAGTAATGGAGTGGCAGGAAGTCCACGATCTCCAGGAGTAACATCTCTCCTCCCATCGACTTCACTGCGAGAACCCTCCCCACGCTGAGCTTGAGTTCTGGGGTGTAGGGAACCTCGATCACGAAGCTCCTGAAGCTTATAGTTCCTCTACCGTCTGACGTCGGTCTCGTGACTACTCTTACTTCCCTCAGTCTACCTATTGGGCCTTCCAAAGGCCCTTGCCGACTCGACGATCCTCCTGAAGTCCCTATATCGCACCTGCCTCCTTGTCAAAAGGAAGTCCATCGTCCTTTTGAATTTGTCCCTCTTGAACTTGGCCAGTTTGTCCGCTAGGAAGAGCGGGTAGTTATATCCCAAGGCCTCCGGAACGGGCTCGTTCCCCATCACTCTTAGGAGTCTGAACACCTGTCCTGCAGAGAGTTGCTTGGTCCACTCCGTCATGAATATCCAGGATGACTTCCTAAGCTTGAAGAAGGCCCTCCTAGGCGCAGTTGTAGGATCCTCTACCATCCATGGCACTTCCCTTCCTAGAAATCTCTCCCTCCCTGGGAAGTCCTTCACTACCGCAATAGCGTTGGCCGGTAATCCCAGTTGAGCGTCTCTGGAGAGCATCCTGTCCATCAGGACGAGGTCTACCTGCTCCAAGGAGGCCTGAGCGTACTCCATTCTCCTCATGGCATCCTCCCCATTTCCCTGAAACATACTGTCCACAGACGATAGACCCGTGAGTCTGAACCCCTTATTATCGACCTGCCCGTAGACTATGGCAACTACAACGTAGGATAACTCCCCTTCGTCCGTCTTGACGGTATGGAGACTGCCATCTAGGGCGGCGAAGCTCATGGGAGATAACTCCTCTTCCCCTACATTTATAAGCGACCCGACTTCACGGAGCAAGTGCTCAGGACCCCTCTCACACTCCTCACTGACGTTTTTATGCCTTCTCTCCGCGTACTCGCGGCCAAGAGGTTGAGAGAACTTGGAATGAGTCAGACTAGGATAGCGAGTCTTGTAGGGGTGAGTCAACCCGCAGTTAGACAGTACCTCGACGAAGATGAGGAGAAGGTGATAGAGAGGCTGATCAACCTAGGCCTCGCTAAGGAAGAGGTGAATGAATTAGTGGACCAGGTAACTCAGTTGCTGTCGTCGGAGGACGTTGAAGCTGTAATGTCCTTCGTAACTACGAGGGGACTGAAACTACTTTCTGACCTTAGGTTTTGTCAGTTCCACAGGTCCCTTGATCAGGAAGTCCCCCCCACCTGTTCTATTTGTTCATCTCTTTACATAGAAAGTGAGGAGGAGCTCATGCGGCAGGCCTTGGCCATGATACAGGACGAGGACGTTTCTGAGCTCATTCCTCAAGTGATGAGTAACATGGCTTTCGCTAAGTGGGGAGCGAAGGGACCGAACGACGTAATAGCGGTCCCCGGAAGGATAACGAAAGTTCACGGCGTCCCCAGGCCAGCGTCCAGGCCTGAGTGGGGAGCTAGTGCACACTTGGCTAAGATACTCCTAAGGGTGATGGAGAGCAGACATGGACTAAGGGCTGTCATGAACCTAAAGTACGACGATTCTGTGGAGAGGGCGTTGCTGAAGCTTGGACTTCCCTACGTCAAGGTGCGAGGCGAGAGTGGAGACGACGACGTCGTCGCAAGGGAGATAGCTGAGGCCATGACGGGGGAAGCCCAGGTCGCTCTACACCTAGGAGGGAGATGGTTGGAGCCCGCGACCTACGTGTTCGGGAGGGATCCGCTTGAGGTGGCGAAGAGGGTGTTGGGGTTAGCGAGGGAGTACGTGAAGCTTAGGTCCAAAAGGAGTCAGGCCTCCAAGTAGCCCACCACTCTCGGCTTCTTGGGCCTGGCATTGAGGTTGAGGAGCAGGAACCTCGAAGAGAAAGGAAGTCTTCTGTTCAGCCTCACCTCCACTTCTCCCTGTCCCTCCACTGAAGCCACGCTCGAGGATCCGGACGAAACAACATGAAACATACCAGGAGAGTAGTCGGCCCACTCGAACTTCACTAACTTCCCTCTAATCGAGTCAACTACTTTAGTCTCTGGCTTGACCATGGAGTAGAGCCCCCTGAGCTCCTCTTGACGCACGTTCTTCAGTGCTATACCTACCCTAACACCAGGGCCTACAGCGTCCTGATCCTCATCTAGCACTTGTATGCTCTTAACCTCGACCTCCTTCCCTTGAGGGAGTGTCAGCAATCTATCGTGAACCCCTAACTGTGTGCTAGAGAAGCCCAGTACTACAGTCCCAATCCCTCTCACTTGGAATACCTTGTCCACCGCAATGTACCCCCTATCTGGGGTTTCATACGAAACTTCCTTCACCTCTTGGGAGATCTTCCCAGCTAGAGAGGTACCATTGAGGAGTTTGCCGGCCACTTGAGTAGACGCTATTACACTACCCTCGATGCCTGAGGCCTCACTCAAGAGTAGAAGCTCTCC
Protein-coding regions in this window:
- the cutB gene encoding glyceraldehyde dehydrogenase subunit beta, producing the protein MYPREVGYFRPSTIEEALKFLEKEKDSRPLAGGQSLIPMMRLRVANPSYLVDLTPLNMNGFNLSDNEVRIGATTKYSEILSRTELRKATPLLVKALSQVGDSQVRNMGTLGGSVCNADPASDSPAVLLAAEARFVVKSVNGEREVKASDFFKGPFTTQLKQGEILREIKIPTHADYKTTYVKLVRRAGDYAIVSAAVMLKMKGEEVEDVRLSYASAADRPYRAKEAEEFLKGRKLNEENLREAAELALKGASPPSDVRASSSYRKELIKLVTMRGLRGAS
- a CDS encoding GNAT family N-acetyltransferase; the protein is MTVREAKKEDAERIIELMVRLKKLNEEFDPLYTVRQDIYDVVKKFVEASMGKENVAMIVAEDQEVIGFVRLEIRSRMFYEPTMEGVITDLYVLPPYRRKGVGKVLIDAAIKELKSRGVYLASAEFPPMNKISVDFYQRRGFKPLLYTFFKEV
- a CDS encoding class I SAM-dependent methyltransferase, which encodes MIEDRHVPVFILNNPLRRLTESPEKFARTYVSPGMVVADVGCGAGYYTLPLAKVVGPQGLVFAVDSDEAAVRVLRERAEKEGLKNVKAYVSPAEKLDFIPSASVDFVLSKDLLCCTVKHKEVVRELARIVKPGGTIYISVRSFPFSKDPRDVKKSEWRELLSQFEVLRSKQGVTSSWALLRPRSI
- a CDS encoding SRPBCC family protein, which encodes MYRFSVSRKFNCDSNSLWLKVKDIDSVTKYWRGLRSVKKIQGDLFEVRFAFPASGIVNIKAEEEARTLTFTYIKGPFRGTNEVHVGDGEITSSWEVEFNGLYKLIARSNVQHFSTGASHALQRLVEECGSD
- a CDS encoding thiamine pyrophosphate-dependent enzyme; the encoded protein is MGHKVADELVRQLLVAGVKRFYGVPGDAIDLVVDAVRKTGATFVQVRHEEGGALAASAEAKLTGGPGVCLGTSGPGSIHLLNGLYDAKLDGAPVIAITGQVPTAKMWSNFFQEVNLNRLFDDVAIYNAQLVNPQETPYVVARAVREAVTRKGVSHINVPEDVLRMDAVPREVTVKVPETRYTFAQREVIADIEISARPVIIIGKGAQGLGEEVLSLARKIGAPIVHALNAKGVVPDYVPQAFGGLGMSGTRAAREALSRADLLIMMGTSFPFVEFLPDVKTIQVDVEPWKFGLRAPVVQPVLCDVETFLKEVTPSVKEKKEKFYDELQNVKRSWMEELTALEKQGTKVRPGALAKALSEEVPEVPVVVDTGNVTVWVNRHFRVKNPRRFLFSSWLGTTGFGVPGGLGAAFASNSQVLSVVGDGGFVMTMQEVLTARKYGVPVKVVIFNNSSFGMVKEQQQEAGLQPFGVELDNPDFVELGRSFNVPSRRVEEASELTDALRWLRQEKGPAILEVVLDPRDVPPKVS
- a CDS encoding ATP-binding protein, with protein sequence MEGPIGRLREVRVVTRPTSDGRGTISFRSFVIEVPYTPELKLSVGRVLAVKSMGGEMLLLEIVDFLPLHYSMINLEGSIPKEIRDEVMDEVERSWEKGSPESWVEVYAVPVGYLMDSSKVTFRRGYSPPFPASAVYQLSREAYQRLVCSSSSEPLGRVLGDGVELRIDLEKAVRYHVGVFAFTGSGKSNLVSLLVRRALGTMRNLKVVVFDISMEYFTLLFDQLVRYNSRVLTAERLPPSPVEASRRFMRLHVVPEELDDLRDKFRVTTQRLIEEEKVRYMYVPSSSQVLMTYGDLVDLVNGQISDNYAASQKPVLFTMLQKLDALMRENKLSKDDIVDERVNGLLDEVEEVANRSKLRETSSIFSFINGLRSYLSSTNVEPVSEDYDIEKLAIEILEDSEVSPRLFVVESPKVEEARFVVSNVINEVMNRRKKMFSASPSVLFVLDEAQEFIPFDTRQKNMSEKSSEAVEKLLRQGRKYHLHSLISSQRLAYLNTNALQQLHTYFISTLPRPYDRQLVGETFAISDALLDRTLELETGEWLLVSFKSATPYDIPVFFRAENNFAELRRALGTT
- the cutC gene encoding glyceraldehyde dehydrogenase subunit gamma produces the protein MSTLVRPGETTKVSLRINNVVHQVEVEPRKLLVHTLRDIGLTGTKVGCDTSVCGACTVLMNGKPIKSCTVLTVQADGSDITTIEGLSVEGKLHPLQEAFWENHALQCGYCTSGMIMNAYALLKEHKNPSEEEIRNYMHGNLCRCTGYQNIVKAVREAAKRMGA
- a CDS encoding peroxiredoxin → MKVKEVCDFDLNSYRGRNLVLFFYIKDFAKLCTVEAIAFRDKIEYFHSFETEVIGVSKDPVDTHVKFSEEFSLPFTLVSDPKDALRQRFGLKDFMKCRATVLVDSVGKERFRYCSLFDPVSHVRETLRVLSEL
- a CDS encoding ABC transporter ATP-binding protein codes for the protein MSVELRSVTKRYGDYKAVNGVSLHIEKGELFVFLGPSGSGKTTLLRLVAGLEKADEGKIILDGTDVTSLPPSKRNVSMVFQNYALFPHKTVLQNLLLPVEGDRDALSKVRDVAAKLKIDDLLDRYPSSLSGGQQQRVALARALVKLPRLFLMDEPLSNLDAPLRFSARHLIRELQRESGITTIYVTHDQGEAMAIADRIAIMNRGRIVQVGAPEEVYNEPTDQFVASFIGYPPMVIVDSVGVRAEDVVLGQGERNGVVKDVEFMGDRYLVYVSEGEKEIMAFSRTKPKIGDNVRFSITKFFKFEEFRAH